ATATTACACTTGGCACAAACGTTCTGAGCGGTCAGGGAGAAGGTCGATGCAAGTGTGGGTGGGATTAGGGTCGAAAGAATAGCAGCTGCGGCAGGGCTTCGTACAATTCCACCGATATCTCCTTGGGGAGCAAAAGAATGCGCTGCAGGATTGGGGAACGGAAAGCCTGGGTAAGCTGAGACAAAGCCCTCAGGTGAAACACTAACAGGATGACGGTACATCAATTGCTGCTTGATTCGTTGGTTTTGAACGGCAAGTGCTTGGACTTGATTAACTGACTGAAAAGCTCCATTGAATTGGTATTCTGGTCGAAAGTTTTGGTAGAGTCCAGAATTTGGACGTGGTGGGGTTGTTGATATCGGCGGACTCATCGATGGGCAGCTTAACTGGTCGGGACTTAGCGGTGGAGGCACTGGTGACTCCAAACGATTGACTTTGGTAAATGCACTCTTTGGGTTCTCAGGAACGTCAGGTGTCACTATAATTGTCGGGTCATCATAAATTCTCGGGGGAGATCGAACTACCACTTGAGGCCCAGAATACCGTCGGGAAATTTCGGTATTGTTATTAAACAGTTCCCCCGTTTCGACATGCTGACGAGGTGACAAATCTGTCGGGTATTGACGGTCTCCAAGTCTGGCTTGTTTCTCCAACTGCTGCCTCTGCTTGATTCGATCATCGGGCATCATTAAAAACGCCACATCAAAAGACCGTTTCAACGACGTAGATTTAACACTCGTTGGAGCTGATGAATGATTCTCGGAGATTATCAATTCTGAACGTTGATGGTTATCCATTATCATGGTTCCACTTTATACAAACACACACTTAATGTCTTTTCTGATTAGATTCCAATTGAAATAAACTCACTCACGGAAGATTTGGATTAGATTTTTTTCGGAGAAGGTTATGTTACTCGGCCGGAATCAAAATGCGAACTGTCGCAGGGCTTCCATCTGTCTTGCCTTAAGTAGATTTTTTCGCAGCAACCCTCTGGTTTTTTTCCCAACTAGAATATTGTTGCACTCAAGCAACAATACACCCTCATCCCTTAGTTCTAACGCACACATGCTTCATTCTACTACCCTCGGAGAAGCTGGTTTCGAAGTTCCCAACATATTTCAGAGCagaccttgtttttttttctctgtgcgtTGAGTTCTGTATTCTGTGTGGAGCACCCCCAATTGTTTCCGAAGGGTAGTTTTTCTTCGAACATTTAAGGTATCCAATATTTTAGAAGTATGGCCATAATGTTGCTCTACATCTGGCACAAGGGGTGGAGCTCTCTGAATGTATACTTCATCATCCCCTGGTGTGAAATTTAAAGGAAGATGCGAAAAAGAGGCGGTCCTTTTTGCGCTGATGCCATTGTTTTACGGGGGGATTTAAACTATGAGCCTTCTGTTTTCATCTTCGAAAACTGGAAACAGGTTGATTGTGCCTCTCTTCGAGTGGCTCTCGCGAGTGCGAGAGGGAGCATTTGGAAGCTGCGCTGCTTTGCTTGTGGGCTTTTCGTATGCTTTATGGGTTGATGCTACCCAACAGAcagtagcagcagcagcagcagtagcacATAAAAGGATAACATGCTGTTTGTGTTGAATGGTAAAAGATTTTCAatgtatgattttttaaatgaaacataatctagcgtttgtttttttttcttctttttgttgctttgttttcaatttttgttctcTGGTATTTTTGTGTATAGAGTAGATAGGTAGGTTAGGTATACCTACCTGGGAGCTTTGGATTATATCGTGGGAGAACATCTCTCTCTACCATATCGTTCCTATATGGAATCACACAAGGTAGGGGTTTCAGGTGGATTTTATTTATTCGATAGCAACGTGCATGAATTTTCAATAAGAGGAGGTGTTGTTCTTGAGGGCAGGTATCGACAGTAAATTGCGGTATGGATAAAAGTTATATTGTGGTTTCGGTCTTTAAATATGGATATGCAGGAATACTGATTTTGAGTtattaaataacttttattaaaaaaatgacaaagaataaaaatttctttagaAGTTGAAAAATATAGATTACGATAATGATGTCACAAGAGATATGATACCAAAACGGTACTAATGGGGATTTCTGAGTAGAAGCCCCAGAGACAGTAATTTCTATCTTCTAACAAATACctactatatttttgtttcctttcctTTCAAAATTCTTCATTCATTCGGAGAGTGGAAGACTTTTCAAACAGTTAAATAATGAAACTAAGATAAAATGCCAATAACATACTAGTCTAGACAAGAACTACCAAAAACACATTTAATCTTTTCGGCTATTTGACTTTGTAAGTATGTTTTACTTGTGAAATTATATTATAGGACAAGTTTAGGAGTCGTTAAAAAATGCAACTTGagatagtaatttttttactacttttgtAGGCATTgctttatctttaaaaaaaaaccaaactttcaaaataaactgTGAATAACATAATTATATCGACATTTCTGTGTAACATGTTGAATTATTTCGATAAAagagtattttaaaattatgttattaaagaaaaaagcaaTTCACATACTTCGTATGGTTTTTTGGGGTATCTTTTTTGGTTTGCTTTTAAACtcaataaacatattttttatatcctcaacagtttgtattttttgttttgtcttattATTTAAGATGAAACTTCATATGTAActgtaaaaaattttcaaaaatttgaattttgaaaatttttctttgattaaaaaaaaaaaaacttgaatatttTCGCCACAAACTAGCATTTGATTAGTTACAATTAATGAGATTAGTTTTGTTTGATTCGtaaaattaacggtactttcCATGtgaccaaaatggaaaaaaattgtttttctcaaaaacggttctaatctcgatttttaaaaatatatgcacTGTGGCAAAAGAAGTCGCGCTCATGAtatgaaataattatttttggaCCCATATTAACTGTACTTGGTATAGAATCttttttaacaaacatttttgtacgaaaacgtttttttttgaaaaatcaatattcgaAATTAGTGTTAAAATATACTTGAAATCTCGTTTTTTATGTGAATTAATATTTCCCCAAAATATtataccaaattattttttgaaaaatatttaaaaaggagaatgggcattttggacgttgagcggccattaatgaaattggtagCAAATGAAAGATCTATatcttaggaaaaacttttacattgGAAGTTTCGCGGCATTActttaagaatgcaagatattgcaatattagtattgttaatgcatcgttTAATGCGTGTCaaggaaaaattgaattatatttttattttaaatatataatatgaaGCTCTGTTATTTTCCCCGACTCTGAAGACAttgatcttgaaaatccgaccaatagaactcaaaataCAAGATTTTTAAACCGACCACTTTTGTTTTCGTTCGACAGTTTTTCAAAtgattcaaactaacaaaaaattgaacatgaaaactctcaaaataggcttgaaattgttgtttaaaaaagctaatagtttgggcctagtggttggatattcaagataaagatCTTCAGAGTTTGGAAAAATGACAgagtatcttaaaaaaaatattaaagttacaACATAGAGACAATCtgcataaagtgttaaatgcaaaagtgcattttatccgtttctgaagtacgtcacaaggatacAACTTCTACAAAACATATGTAAGACTTAATAACatcataaaaaacaaattcatcaaTGGCCGCGCAGCTtccacgttccatacaaatttgcccattctcctttgtacataaaaaaaatctttttttaaaaactcattcaacattttttgttaaaattttctaaaattttttgttatataagaaatcatgtttttttttttaagattaaaaaatatttttttttttcacattttttataaaattaataccaaaattaaattaaaattacactAATGTATATTaacttaaccctttcggacccagcgttactctcaagtaacatttttttaaaaattcgtaaaaagtattaaattaaacaattttttaggtaacgatagcttaattgaaagataataatgcctagttaccggattattacaaaaagttagtcaaatatcatacctttaattttttttttatcgagaaagggactgaaattcacatttttttttttttgcaaaaaaaaaaaattttataatatatggtcataattttgaaaaaaagatataaaaaatgttaatgcagaaagtgttttgtttttttgcttagaagaattAGCATACATTACAgcttcataaaaagttattttctcagttctccgactttttttggtggtcataggcagtgcaggTTACTTGCAtgcaacatgagaaaaacacattagttttgctatttattattttggaaaataacttttttgctattcatatttcttagttgtgatgtttttgacccgataataccgaaaaaacatttttttaatattgattttcatagcttgggttcgaaagggttaaaaagctttgaaccccaaaacaaaatttacattaaGAGCAAGTtcttgcgacccagtcgtgaattttaatttaattaaaccacaaattttaaacaaaatgtctgtttttgttttttcaataaaatttataaataaaaaaaaaaacacaagtgaGTATCTAATCATGATAAGTAAACATGATGTACTCTGAAGATATAAGTTATCATATTATGATAATATCATTTGaactcaaaaataaacaacttttttaagaattaagttaAGCCTTaacttaaatattatttaaccaagaatttaaaaaacattagttTTTCGTTGCAAATTGGTAGGTATAAAAGCTAGATCGCACTCACCTTGTTTCATTGTCTAGTTTTCACTTTAAAGCAAaacggttattataaaaaagtcttaaaactcAAACATCATCATGTTGCTGAAGTTTTTAATGGTCCAATTGGCTTTGGTCGCTGTTATTGAATTTGCTTTAGTTTCTGGAGCTGATTCTGATGACTTAATTGATATACCGACTCCTCGTAATCTACCTGAACTACCCATTTCATCGGACGATCTACCAATTCCAGCTGATCTTCCTAGTTCAACACCAAATGTTGCAGATGTGGTTATAAAATATCTTGAGTATTAATTTAATCGAACAGTATTAATTCTAATTACAAAAATCtcaattcaacattttttttgtttttgcatttctGATTAACTGTGacctaaataaaatttactaaggTAAATTTGGGAGTGGGGACCTACAACTTTCTAACAAGTACGAATTATaaagataaaaatgaatttctcaTGTAatctcagtttaaaatttcgacatggttggctttaaaaaattgtaatttttttttctagatgtgatacaaatatgattgaagatcatattaaagctgaaagctttcagataatataaaaataattatattatttttgactgaataatcGACTTTAaggtgatggaagaaaaaaaaaagattgattttcttgcttttttggatgaaaatggttgacttcaaaaaattatagctctttttgtagatgtcgtacatgcataattgaagaaaatatttaaagcatAAATAATAACCTAtcatatgatataaaatttagtaaaggttgtcctataaaaaaatgtattaaaaggtgatgaaagaaaaaaagctagattttttcgatttttttttaaagaaaaataatatttcaaggtttcacttctaccaagtCTGAATtgcacatgattttttttaatatggttTTTGGTGAACAGAGCTTTCCCTTCTACTTCGAGATTGTGGATTTTTTACTTGATTTTAATTCTTCAAAACTCATGCAATACAAATTCGTTGTTTGCAGAGTgcgcataaatattttttttcttcaaatggcaaaaaaaaacctaacctAACCACATGTGTCACTATTTTTACCAACTCGTTGTGATTAGTCTCTCTATAATTCTCCTTTGAAATAATCAATTCCAAACAAAATCCACaatccaaacaaaaaatggaattccTATTTTGCATTCCTAATCCATCCGATTACGTGATTTCTGTGTGCACACACAGTCAGTGTTAAGCCCGGAAAACACCGAACAAAAATGTaactaaaaatcaaagaatTGTCAAATTCGCATGCGGTCACCCTCAGGGCCTTGTTACGAAACAATCCACAAAACGCAACATTTCCAAAGAGATCTTCTCTCTAATCCAGTTAAATGAATGACAAGAGTCTAATTGGAGAGAGAGATAGAGGTACGCATCAGTGAACtagacacaaataaaaaaaaaaagcggaacaaGTCCTTGCCATATGCTCTACAAAAACCACATGTTATGCACGGTCTTTAAACACGAACGCAATACAATACCGCAAAAATTGAAGACTTCAGTTTGCCCGAGGTCTGAACTCGATACCCAATAAGAAAAATCATCCCAAGGGCATGAATTTGACTGACTCGTTGCATGTTTTTCATCGAAGTAGACAATATTCATAGCTCGAGCAGAAAAATCCAATTCGAATTTCGTTTTAATGGGAAAGAGAATACTAAATTCAAGAGTCTTCATCATCATCCCTCAATTCGACGAGTCTCGTCTAGTTGGCTCGGGCCAAAGCTGAAAATCCCTCTCTGATACCACTTGAACAGGTGTTGGTTTAACTTAAGCCATTTAAAGGAATTGCGTTTAAATAATGAGGGTTGCTATTTACTGTGTGTATTTGTTATTTGCAGTGCATACAGGTTGCGGTTCATTCTACCCTTCTAAACATGAAATATGTTGAGGGAAGAAACACCCTTCATTTGGCATATACGCAATGATGTTTACCTCGACAGGGTGTCTTATTGACAAACATTCTTTtgtaattttgtgaaatttagaTATTTCTGAGACACCCTGTAATTAATAGTCATTGATTGAGCAGGGATTATGCAGGATTTCGATTGAGCCAAACAATACACAATGAACCTGCTAGTCGACCACTAGTCCATATGCTCGTTTAAAATTCATTGCAATCTTCTTTTCCTTCGTTTGCTTGAATTGACAATATGGTTCTTTACGTTTGCACACTGTGGAAAGGgatgttttatattattttcctCTTTGTTTTGTGAATGAAGGACAGAAGaagagtttttatttcatttttattatgaatCTTACTAATGAGCAAAACTGACAGATATACAACCCGAAGACCCGTATGGAGTTGAAAGCATATTTAAACTCAAACCCACCcccaattttttgaattttgaaaatctttttgattaaaacgaaaataaattgaaggTAAAGTACCAATTCTTTCAATATTCCAGGATATGAAGAGGCAAATGTGCTTGAAATGGATTTACATGTGCGTTGGAAATTTATGTGTTCTATGGCTGTAGTAGGTATATGTAGCAGCTTCATTGAAGCTGTTGAGTGGAATGGTAGAGTGCTTATCTAAAATGCTTCCAGATGGATACACTTTGTTTTGCGTTCAATGAAtgcattgaaattttgaattcgaTGATCAGTGTTGAAAATGGGTTGGGTTTTTTCACAATAAAAACAAAGCtcttttttgaattgtgaagaATGCAATTTTTAAGATGTTAAAGAAATGGTTTTGGAAATGAGGTTTAGGAGAAATGAAAACTTCTTAAACAGTTATCGACTCCAAAAGTCTGATGAATTTTATATCGAGGCCCCGCATGTTTTCGGTTAGAGAAGAAATCAATACTTATTGCTCGTTAAaagtacctttttttaaaaaaccaactCGCAAgcttcattttaaaactatatcAGACCTTATATTCTTAGATCGTAAACTCTTTGTAATGCTTCACCCTTGGTTCTGCTGCTTAACATTTGatacaatattaaaattcacttaGTTTTTACTTTGTTTAAATCAAGGATTTTCGTGGAAGCTTGGAAAACTAAATTTGCGAcagtttggaaaattttttttagttattttgaaACAAGAAATACTGTTCAGAAATGAAAGTCTAAAAACAATGAGAAACCAAATAATACTAAACGTACAGGTTTTCCAACCGCAAAAATTTGATCAACTTGAGCAAATCCTCAGTAAGATAATAGACGATGTGACCGCCTTTCAAGTTGAAGATTTATCTTTATCTGCACTCATAAGCAAGTATTATTATTCTGACCATCTTGTGCCTTAGACGTTGTtgacaagaaataaaaaatttttgtaccaaGAGCTCcctatttttgatgaaaattgatttttggactCAAAATGTGTGTTTCCGATTCCAAAATCATGTAACTTAAtattttaaccccttgtaacccaagattgcaaattttaaaaataataatgttgaTCGACTAGTAGTTAGCtataaaaaaacacgtatttttttaaaattcaatattcattatttacttagttatttcgaaatttacggagtaagaaaataagtttaaataatttatttttgtatataaatgcaaaatttcaaacaaaaaactgcctaatatttattttaagacgcattcctaaaatccaaaaataaaacaaaattagtttatgcaggaaaaatattttttttgaatttcgtagtttttacacaaatttgcttgttttgaaaaaaaaaaaccaaactttcaacattaatgGCAATTTAAAACTATTGGTGCCATTTATTAGAATGTAGAATGTGTACTATTTCGATAGAATAGTTTATTAgcttcaaaagaagaaaaacatagtttttgcaatttttgtggGATCTTTGTTATTTTGTAACAGATATGTCACATgaggctacaaggggttaaaaaaagatctaacgattttgttcgAAATTTTTGTGTGATCTATGACAATACACGTCGttcttttgagtttaaaaaatattgttttattttgggtAACCGTATTCTTCACGtcgtacatttttttaaaatattcaaccaatttcatcgaaatatttttatacaaaagcgtatTCGGCCTATTTGCTgaaaaaaagacatacaaaattaaatttaacataaattGTTAgtctctactttttcctctgcgtaatcTGTCACAtaagatttttataaaacttaagtTTCGTTCTAGCAAACAGTTcttaagtaaaaatataaataagtacaatttttgaaaaaatacctactcattttttttatttaaaaaaatcaatttttttaaatatctgttTTGAAACGGGCCAATGAATTTTTCCGAaactttgtgtttttatttgatttgcatACAAGAGCAAGTGCGTATAACCTAgtcgtgaattttttttataacgaaaGACAAATATTAATGATTTATTTAATGGGATTTAACATTTAATCTATGATctatgttttacaaaattataaccctaaacaaaaaaaaaaaaaaacacaacacattttcatttttaactaaATAAAAACGCAATGCGTTTTCCACCCGTTTTAACATTATCGTCCCACAAAGGAATTCACCAAAACCCTATGAGCttagttaatattttttctgacaATAGATTTTTTCCTGAACCATATGTTGATGCCACATTAAATGCGACATTCATTCGTCTTGCGTGCATCCCTTTTCTGTAAAATCTACTACAGGAGAGAAAAAAGGTAATCAAAGACCATACAAGCCCAAGGGAGATCTACACTCCACTCCACTTATCGCGCATATGTCAAGATATTTTCATATACTATTCGAATTGAGAGTCGCCCTATATTTAGATGTGGTCGCGAACATAATTAAAGACAGTTTCGTAGTTTAAAACCTACCCACCAGTTACCACGAGACAAAAACTTCAATATGCTGCTGTTGCTTGATGCCCAAAATCCCATTCGAATATCTCTTATCCACAGTTAACATAGCCATCATCAGCAATAAACTAAATGCTTTTGCTATCTAGAAACTAACTTGATGAACAAAAGCAAGTAATTCTGATGCCACAGTACGAGTGCTAAAAAAAAGTGCACAGATGGTACTAGAATATCACTCTATTAAGGGGTAGTTTTCATTCGATTCGAACTGTGTTCACAGCCGGAACCTGCCTTCGCTTCCTTTGAAATGGATAAATGGTCTTTGTAATGTTTAGGGATCATTTCAAAAAGCGTAGATTTTGATATAAGTTTCgttcggacaaaaaaaaaagagggcgCAATATTGCATATATTGCAAAATCGAAGCAATATGTGTTGTAAATGTTCTCGGTTCTCGATCTTGAAACGAGAAACGTATTGTTAGATTTTTTGATATGATTCTGTATGAAATGCCCGGCCCTCTACAAGTGATTGAGCCAATGCATATTGAAACCTGTTACGGCAAAATTAAATAAGGGATGCGCGGCATGCACTGAAACACAAGAGGGCTAAAGGCTATATAGCTGGTGGTTTGATTTTGATggttgaaaaacaaaagaatttgagGGTTTTGAGGAATTGGTTATGTGTGCTCTTGACATGCTGTTGACTTCAATGTACATATTTCTGGTCTGGTTTTGATGCGGTGCAATGTGGTTTCGTTGTCACATTAAATATGGTCAATTTAATTCATATGCCATGTAAATTCTGATGACAAAATGGTAGAGAAATACTTCAAAGGatctttgaatttttatgtataaatgGGTCTTTGGGGGTGTTTTcatgtatgtattttaaattcataattttttgagCAGTTTAAAAGCTAAACTCAGTTACAGAACTTCATGCAATATTTCACATAACTTTATAAATTTTAGAACTAGGTTTACAAATTGAGGACATGATGTGCTTCTATACTTTTTAAACTGGAGATAAGTTTACTGGAAACTTTAGATACTTGTATCGGTGAATGGCTAAATTCTTTTTGATAATATGAAGATAACTTCAGGCAGCTAACGGTTATCCTCctggttttgtattgttccagtTTGAAGATTTTTTGGAACAGCCTTTTCTTATTGGTTCGCGGTCGTTCCGGTCCATGGGGTGTCGGGCTCAAACATTGACACTTAAATAACTAGATGATCACAGAAAAACCCATGGGAGCCCTGAACCTTAGATTTTTGGaccattcgtttttttttttttcaaaaatagatacCAAAGTATGGGTAAACCTTTTACAAAACTTGCAACACGACTTCTCAATCGAAGAAATCAAAAGTTGCTAGAGGATTGAAATTCATAATAAACAGAAAACGATTCAAGTAAATCCGATTTAAACACCGTACACTTTTTTGCGGtcacaaagaaataaaatacacgaaAAAACCTACTCATATGGTAAAAGATGATTGgaatatcgatttttttgattatgtaagcaaattaatttttataaaaaaattaaataaaaactcatttgaaataaattgcacgactggggtcgcacgtacttgctcttatgcttaaagtaactataatgttaaagctttttattcaagaaatttaaaatttgatattttgaagaaatttcataagtactataaaaaaattaaatctgtttttataattaattaaactccgttttaaattatcttaaaaagaaaaacaaatatgccattttatttcttgtataaaaaggtatttttagaaaaaaaatttcgaaaattgtaggagccgttttttaaaaaaataattttttatatataaaaattttttaacatttttcaaaaaaaaaagttggtatgccattttgaagaaataattaatttacacataaaaactaaatttcaaaatttttcattgatccgttttcaaaaaattgatttttcaaaaaaaaattttgaaatattttttaaaaaaccaaaaatgcgttttttgaaaattttctaaaattttatgattatctttacttacacacttttctataaaaattttcatttaaatcgggttaattttgtacgagatattcagaaacgaaaaaaaccgttctatgacaggtatcgttaataacggtacaaaaaatattttttttatttgaaaagttggctcttatgtgtagtactacacacaaaaattttaatcaaaatcgttagagccgtttttgaaaaaaattaacttttctatttccgttatatggcaggtaccgttagttttggtcataaaaaaaatttcaatttcccctctagggaatcaccaaaaactgctaactaccaagtttgaagaaaatcacttcactcgtttaggctgcagctccagatagagacagacacacagacagacagacagacagacagacagacagacagacagacagacagacagacagacagacagacagacagacagacagacagacagacagaattgccagacccacttttttggcattctccatcatcgtaatgtcatgtaaaattgttatctcgagttcgattttttttacgaatcctaaacttgccctatatagtacctatatcgcaagtaaaaatatgtgaaatccattttaaaattcacaaaatcactttttaaatttttttttaagtaggtacctatagttACCTGCATATGTTAATAGTTTATTGTATAATAAtggtttatgtttttaaatacataagtggaacaaattttttgaataaacaaatttaaaaattagaatccataaaaaacgaaattgacattttaatcgacacattaaaataaaattttcagaaaatgaaTTGTTCCGTTTtacgattttttctttcaaacagttcttaattttaacatttcgGTTGCTTAAACGTTTTTGTACAATTTTAACGTTTCTGAAGAGGAAGACGATACGTTTAATCTGGTAGTTTCGATTTTTGGCAGAGTTCTTTATGAATATCGCCCTTAATTTTCGgacaaaaacatcaaaatcattttgtcaaaaagacATACAATTTCGAgaattattcaaatatttcaatcTTTGGTGATTTAGCCATTAAGGTCTAATTGTTGACAAAAATGATGAGTCCAAAACCGTctctttttctttcttaataTGATTTCCAAAATATTGCTTTACGAGTTTCGTAAACACCATCGAAatggagtaatttttttgttctttttaaatcaaggggcacggtagtgcccagccaagtccTCTAGCAACTTTgacactacacccttatttacaggaaacaactcaggccattttcgacccccctctaacttccacaccaaagatgctagaaatcgcttcatttgttgagctggtcaaaaccaaacacctcgca
This DNA window, taken from Episyrphus balteatus chromosome 2, idEpiBalt1.1, whole genome shotgun sequence, encodes the following:
- the LOC129908963 gene encoding zinc finger protein 341, yielding MIMDNHQRSELIISENHSSAPTSVKSTSLKRSFDVAFLMMPDDRIKQRQQLEKQARLGDRQYPTDLSPRQHVETGELFNNNTEISRRYSGPQVVVRSPPRIYDDPTIIVTPDVPENPKSAFTKVNRLESPVPPPLSPDQLSCPSMSPPISTTPPRPNSGLYQNFRPEYQFNGAFQSVNQVQALAVQNQRIKQQLMYRHPVSVSPEGFVSAYPGFPFPNPAAHSFAPQGDIGGIVRSPAAAAILSTLIPPTLASTFSLTAQNVCAKCNISFRMTSDLVYHMRSHHKSEVACDPNRRKREEKLKCPVCNESFRERHHLTRHMTAHQDKESDQTATAPVTSADDFNNRRNSK